Proteins encoded within one genomic window of uncultured Draconibacterium sp.:
- a CDS encoding LuxR C-terminal-related transcriptional regulator, producing MIIEPSAIIREGISAIIERMKDGVELSYANTVEESLKFGQSNLFKIVLVNPVTLNNSKKNLNNLLAQYDKTHVIGLISNHYDRNLYDNFADNIFITDKYETIKQIISKHFNAAPSSTNEIDNALSEREIDVLKLLAIGKSNKEIAEQLFISIHTVISHRKNISNKLGVKSTAALVIYAVANGLIDVDNFTE from the coding sequence TTGATCATTGAACCTTCGGCAATTATTCGCGAAGGAATTTCTGCCATAATCGAGCGAATGAAAGACGGGGTAGAATTGTCGTATGCCAACACGGTTGAGGAGTCGCTTAAGTTTGGACAAAGTAATCTTTTTAAAATCGTTTTGGTCAATCCGGTTACACTAAATAACTCGAAAAAGAATCTGAATAATCTGCTTGCACAATACGACAAAACACACGTTATTGGTCTTATTTCCAATCATTACGACAGAAATCTTTACGATAATTTCGCAGATAATATTTTTATTACCGATAAGTACGAAACCATTAAACAAATCATCTCGAAGCATTTTAACGCAGCGCCTTCGTCAACTAACGAAATTGACAACGCATTGAGCGAGCGGGAGATTGACGTACTAAAATTACTTGCAATCGGGAAATCGAATAAAGAAATTGCCGAGCAACTATTTATCAGCATTCATACCGTTATTTCGCACCGTAAAAACATAAGTAACAAACTTGGTGTAAAATCAACCGCAGCGTTGGTTATTTACGCTGTTGCCAACGGCTTAATCGATGTAGATAACTTTACCGAATAA
- a CDS encoding cation diffusion facilitator family transporter, with amino-acid sequence MHIHDHDKHHHHHSHDVKGRKLLWVTVLNLSITIVQVIGGIISNSLSLLSDALHNLGDSSAVFIAFLAGKRSRKRPDEQKTFGYKRVEILAALFNGVVLIGICLYLFFEAYERFVNPEPIKGKIMFIVATFGLLANLISVFVLNKDKNDNLNVRAAYLHLLGDTFSSVAVIIGGIAIWKFEVFWIDPLITVLVGIYIIYHTWDVVKETVDILMQSTPGNIDLGSIKAEVEKIPEIDNIHHIHVWKLDDTQIHLEAHINMKDNINMLEMMEVRSNTEKLLHDKFGIEHITLQAGYECCNNNSELLAH; translated from the coding sequence ATGCATATACACGATCACGATAAACATCACCACCATCATTCTCATGATGTAAAGGGAAGAAAACTGCTATGGGTAACCGTTTTAAATCTGTCTATCACCATTGTTCAGGTTATTGGCGGAATTATCTCGAACAGTTTATCGTTATTGTCTGATGCCTTGCATAATTTGGGCGATTCGTCAGCTGTTTTTATTGCATTCCTGGCGGGTAAAAGAAGCCGCAAACGCCCCGACGAACAAAAGACCTTTGGTTATAAACGTGTTGAAATTCTTGCAGCTCTTTTTAACGGAGTAGTGCTGATTGGAATTTGTTTGTACCTGTTTTTTGAAGCCTATGAGCGCTTTGTAAACCCCGAGCCGATTAAAGGAAAGATCATGTTTATTGTGGCTACATTTGGTTTATTGGCCAATCTTATTTCTGTTTTTGTGCTGAATAAAGACAAAAACGACAATTTAAATGTACGAGCTGCCTACCTGCATTTGCTGGGCGATACATTTTCGTCGGTGGCAGTTATTATCGGAGGTATTGCCATTTGGAAATTCGAGGTTTTTTGGATCGATCCGCTTATTACCGTTTTGGTAGGTATTTACATTATTTATCACACCTGGGATGTGGTGAAAGAGACGGTAGATATTTTAATGCAGTCGACCCCCGGTAATATCGATCTTGGAAGTATAAAAGCCGAAGTAGAAAAGATACCGGAAATAGATAATATTCATCATATTCATGTTTGGAAACTTGATGATACGCAGATTCACCTGGAAGCACACATTAACATGAAAGATAATATTAACATGCTGGAAATGATGGAAGTGCGTTCTAACACAGAGAAACTGCTTCACGATAAATTTGGTATTGAACACATCACCCTGCAAGCGGGTTACGAATGTTGTAATAATAATTCTGAACTGCTGGCCCATTAA
- a CDS encoding DUF6686 family protein: protein MEILIETRNGKIFKCAKCDAIHVEYKNLNFNFKEKDFWKFAQYIQNLDGEEWTLRNRTSNFKRKIIIPVGSQVFNALLNLDEIEEFKQLLGFKRKYLQFTEVIEASKLEFEVHLN from the coding sequence ATGGAAATACTTATAGAAACACGAAACGGGAAGATTTTTAAATGTGCGAAATGTGATGCCATACATGTTGAATACAAAAACCTGAATTTCAATTTCAAAGAAAAAGACTTCTGGAAGTTTGCGCAATATATTCAAAACCTCGATGGCGAAGAATGGACGCTGCGAAACAGAACTTCGAATTTTAAGCGTAAAATTATTATTCCTGTTGGCAGCCAGGTGTTTAATGCATTGTTGAATTTGGATGAAATAGAGGAATTTAAACAGCTGCTTGGTTTTAAAAGAAAATACCTGCAATTTACAGAAGTAATAGAAGCCAGTAAACTTGAATTTGAGGTGCATTTGAACTAA
- a CDS encoding hydrogen peroxide-inducible genes activator: MNFAQLEYLKEIYVSGSFSLAADRLGVTQPALSLQIQKLEEELEFKLIDRTKRPFQFTDEGKVFYEKSLEILKQIEALKQISINISEEVSGNLKVGIIPTLAPYLVPLFIHQLGKDYPALQLEIYEQKTEQIIDEIKMGDIDCGIISTPVSATNISTIPLFYERFYAYLSEDHRLFEQDSIDIQLIEEGEIWYLEEGNCFQNQVNSICQLNPQKKNKQRLVYHSNSIESLRRIVEYKSGLTFIPELATINIPAEQEDLIKEIVPNEPVREISLITAKRFAKERQVNALQEVIKSSIPARMLKQPEKGIMDTLL; encoded by the coding sequence ATGAATTTTGCACAACTGGAGTATCTGAAAGAAATTTATGTATCCGGGTCCTTTTCTTTGGCGGCCGACCGGCTGGGAGTTACACAGCCCGCATTAAGTCTGCAAATACAGAAACTGGAAGAAGAACTGGAGTTTAAATTGATTGACCGAACCAAGCGACCTTTTCAATTTACGGATGAGGGAAAAGTGTTTTATGAGAAGTCGCTGGAAATTTTAAAGCAGATTGAGGCGTTGAAACAGATTTCGATTAACATTAGCGAAGAAGTAAGTGGAAATCTGAAAGTTGGAATTATTCCAACACTGGCACCATACCTGGTTCCGCTTTTTATTCATCAGTTGGGTAAAGACTATCCGGCATTGCAGCTGGAAATTTACGAGCAGAAAACAGAACAGATAATTGATGAAATAAAAATGGGCGATATTGATTGTGGCATTATTTCTACCCCGGTTTCGGCAACAAATATCTCCACAATACCACTGTTTTACGAGCGTTTTTATGCCTACTTATCCGAAGATCATCGTTTGTTCGAACAGGATTCCATCGATATTCAGTTAATTGAAGAAGGCGAAATCTGGTACCTTGAAGAGGGAAACTGTTTTCAGAATCAGGTGAATTCAATTTGTCAGTTGAACCCGCAAAAGAAAAACAAACAACGGCTGGTGTACCACAGTAATTCCATCGAATCGTTGCGGCGTATTGTTGAATACAAAAGTGGTCTGACGTTTATTCCCGAGTTAGCTACCATTAATATTCCGGCCGAGCAGGAAGATCTGATAAAAGAAATTGTACCCAATGAACCGGTTCGCGAGATTAGCCTGATAACGGCCAAACGGTTTGCCAAAGAGCGGCAGGTTAACGCATTGCAGGAAGTTATAAAAAGCAGTATTCCTGCGCGTATGCTTAAACAACCCGAAAAAGGAATTATGGATACGCTCTTATAA
- a CDS encoding Dps family protein — protein sequence MKAKNQITVEKLNQLLADYQIHYQNLRGLHWNIKGQLFFALHARFEEYYNQAAEVVDEIAERILMLGGQPLHTFDDYTKTAKLGVVANVSEAKPAVESVLESQRYFLNSFNEILEVAGENNDEGTAAMMSDMIGHTEKEIWMLKSFLA from the coding sequence ATGAAAGCAAAAAATCAAATTACAGTAGAGAAATTAAATCAGTTATTAGCAGATTATCAAATTCATTACCAAAACCTGCGCGGGTTGCACTGGAACATTAAAGGCCAGTTATTCTTTGCCTTACACGCCCGTTTTGAAGAGTATTACAACCAGGCAGCCGAAGTTGTGGATGAGATTGCAGAACGCATTTTAATGCTGGGAGGTCAGCCATTACATACTTTCGATGATTATACAAAAACTGCAAAACTGGGTGTAGTAGCCAATGTTTCGGAGGCAAAACCAGCCGTTGAAAGTGTATTGGAAAGCCAGCGTTATTTCCTGAATAGCTTTAACGAAATACTTGAAGTTGCAGGAGAAAACAACGACGAAGGCACCGCAGCTATGATGAGCGACATGATCGGACATACCGAAAAAGAAATCTGGATGCTGAAATCGTTCCTGGCATAA
- a CDS encoding serine hydrolase domain-containing protein, with translation MKKFTLLFALSLFIFSLSYAQTSSIYKSHKLEEMPPESAGISAERLARIDKMCEEEVAKGNLPGIVSLVARNGKIVHWKAYGVANEAGDKMERDAIFRIASQSKAITSTAVMMLWEEGKFQLDDPISKYIPEFKGQQVLTNFRYSDTTWTGVPVKNEITIRNLLSHTSGIGYGVIDGDERFQMLYKKAGVTDLFTTENITIEESVKKLAKMPLHHEPGTQFTYSEGLDVLGYFIEIVSGMPFDQYLKTHIFDPLGMEDTWFYQPEKNIDRMVEVQTPVNGEWQKYPVTFYDTDYPVKGAKTFFSGGAGLSSTAKDYAIFLQMYLNGGEYNGVRLLSRTTVDLILSNQIGDIHGDSDTKFGLAFELVTEKGQRKGGLGSMGTFNWGGYFNTQYFADPEENVIGIIMKQTQGPVKDVTGWKFRQMVFQTIDD, from the coding sequence ATGAAAAAGTTTACACTACTTTTTGCCTTATCTCTTTTCATATTTAGCTTGTCTTATGCTCAAACCAGTTCAATTTATAAATCGCACAAACTGGAAGAAATGCCACCCGAAAGTGCTGGTATTTCTGCCGAACGATTGGCACGCATCGATAAAATGTGTGAAGAAGAAGTGGCCAAAGGAAATCTTCCGGGGATTGTTTCGTTAGTTGCCCGAAACGGAAAAATCGTTCATTGGAAAGCTTACGGAGTTGCCAACGAAGCCGGCGACAAAATGGAACGCGATGCTATTTTTCGAATTGCATCACAATCAAAAGCTATCACCTCAACAGCGGTAATGATGCTTTGGGAGGAAGGTAAATTTCAGTTGGATGATCCCATTTCAAAATACATTCCTGAGTTTAAAGGTCAGCAGGTGCTTACAAATTTCAGATACAGCGATACTACCTGGACAGGCGTTCCTGTAAAAAATGAAATTACCATCAGAAACCTGTTGTCGCATACTTCGGGCATTGGCTATGGAGTAATTGATGGCGACGAGCGCTTCCAAATGTTGTACAAAAAAGCGGGTGTAACGGACCTGTTTACAACGGAAAATATAACGATTGAAGAAAGCGTAAAGAAATTGGCAAAAATGCCTTTGCACCACGAACCGGGAACACAGTTTACCTACAGTGAAGGATTGGATGTTTTGGGATATTTCATTGAAATTGTATCGGGAATGCCGTTCGATCAATACCTGAAAACACATATTTTCGATCCGTTGGGAATGGAAGACACCTGGTTTTATCAACCCGAAAAAAATATCGATCGTATGGTTGAAGTTCAAACTCCGGTTAACGGCGAATGGCAAAAGTACCCGGTAACTTTTTACGATACCGATTACCCGGTAAAAGGAGCCAAAACATTTTTCTCGGGAGGTGCAGGTTTGTCGAGCACGGCAAAAGACTATGCCATTTTTCTGCAAATGTATCTGAACGGCGGTGAATATAACGGAGTTCGTTTATTGAGTCGTACTACAGTTGATCTTATTCTTTCGAATCAGATTGGAGATATTCATGGCGATTCGGATACCAAATTTGGTTTGGCATTTGAACTGGTAACCGAAAAAGGACAGCGTAAAGGAGGGCTCGGAAGTATGGGAACTTTCAACTGGGGCGGTTATTTTAATACCCAGTATTTTGCCGATCCTGAGGAAAACGTAATTGGTATTATTATGAAACAAACGCAAGGGCCGGTTAAAGATGTTACTGGTTGGAAATTTCGCCAGATGGTTTTTCAAACCATCGATGATTAA
- the bglX gene encoding beta-glucosidase BglX, translated as MDKFVDDLMAKMTLQEKLGQINLSSGNVGAILAGGGGMSETIKNGEIGATGGFSFGAIKGSQEAAQQSRLKIPLLIGLDVIHGHSTIFPIPLGLSCTWDTQLIEKSARIAATEASASGVCWTYSPMVDIARDPRWGRVSEGSGEDAWWGSQVAKAMIRGYQGDDLTKSNTIMACVKHFALYGAAEAGRDYNTVDMGHLTMFNHYLLPYKAAFDEGAGSAMSSFNVIDNVPATGNKWLMTEVLRNQWGFDGFVVTDYTAINEMTNHGLGDLKTVSALALKAGIDMDMQGDGFIGTLEESLKDGSVTMADIDRACKLILEAKYKLGLFDDPYNYLDESRAEKEVLAPEHLAAAREIAAHSMVLLKNENQTLPLKKEGKIAVVGPLATAKADLLGAWVMVREESVISSVVEGIKTVGGENVEVVTAKGANITDDPYLKQGLVSPYAAYMGVKMEEETRTAQEMIDEALEVSSDADVIVAVLGESAAMTGEASSRADISIPASQRDLLKALLKTGKPVVLVLVNGRPLTIQWESENVPAILEAWAPGSAGGDAIADVLFGDYNPAGKLTMTFPRSVGQIPICYNHLNTGRPFDAANKFTSKYLDIPNDPVYPFGYGLSYTTFSYSDISLEKTALKGNETLKATVTLTNTGDKAGEEVVQLYIGDPVASISRPVKELKNFKKVMLQPGEKKDVTFEITPEDLKFYNADLDYDWEAGEFNLFIGTSSADVKTSSFVWNK; from the coding sequence ATGGATAAATTTGTTGACGACCTGATGGCAAAAATGACCTTGCAGGAAAAACTGGGACAGATCAATTTATCGTCAGGAAACGTAGGTGCTATTCTTGCCGGTGGCGGAGGAATGTCGGAAACGATTAAAAACGGCGAAATTGGTGCAACCGGTGGTTTTTCCTTTGGTGCCATAAAAGGATCGCAGGAGGCGGCGCAGCAATCACGGCTAAAAATTCCTTTACTAATTGGTTTGGATGTGATACATGGGCATTCAACAATCTTTCCAATTCCATTGGGTTTGTCGTGTACCTGGGATACGCAACTGATTGAAAAAAGTGCGCGCATTGCCGCCACAGAAGCCAGTGCTTCAGGTGTTTGCTGGACCTACTCGCCAATGGTGGATATTGCACGTGATCCGCGCTGGGGACGCGTTTCTGAAGGATCGGGTGAAGATGCCTGGTGGGGCTCGCAGGTAGCAAAAGCCATGATTCGTGGTTACCAGGGTGATGATCTGACAAAAAGCAATACGATAATGGCTTGTGTAAAGCACTTTGCACTTTACGGTGCTGCCGAAGCCGGTCGCGATTATAACACGGTTGACATGGGGCATTTAACCATGTTTAATCATTATTTGCTGCCTTATAAAGCTGCTTTCGATGAGGGAGCGGGTAGCGCTATGTCGTCTTTCAACGTTATCGATAATGTGCCGGCAACCGGAAACAAGTGGTTGATGACCGAGGTTTTGCGTAACCAGTGGGGATTTGATGGTTTTGTAGTTACCGATTATACCGCAATAAACGAAATGACCAACCACGGTTTGGGCGATTTGAAAACCGTTTCGGCGCTGGCATTAAAAGCCGGAATTGATATGGACATGCAGGGCGATGGTTTTATCGGAACCCTGGAAGAATCGTTAAAAGATGGTTCGGTTACAATGGCTGATATCGACCGGGCGTGTAAATTGATTTTGGAAGCCAAATACAAACTGGGATTGTTTGATGATCCTTACAACTATTTGGATGAAAGTCGTGCAGAAAAAGAAGTTTTAGCGCCGGAACATCTGGCTGCTGCGCGCGAAATTGCTGCTCATTCCATGGTTCTGTTGAAAAATGAGAACCAGACTTTGCCGCTGAAGAAGGAAGGAAAGATAGCTGTTGTTGGGCCACTGGCCACTGCCAAAGCTGATTTGCTGGGAGCCTGGGTGATGGTTCGCGAAGAAAGTGTGATTTCTTCAGTTGTTGAAGGCATAAAAACTGTTGGAGGCGAAAATGTAGAAGTGGTTACGGCGAAAGGTGCAAACATTACCGACGATCCATATCTGAAACAAGGATTGGTTTCGCCTTACGCTGCTTACATGGGCGTGAAAATGGAAGAAGAAACCCGCACAGCACAGGAAATGATCGATGAGGCACTGGAAGTTTCTTCAGATGCAGATGTAATAGTTGCGGTTTTGGGCGAGTCGGCTGCCATGACAGGAGAGGCTTCAAGTCGCGCGGATATTAGCATTCCAGCAAGTCAGCGTGATTTGTTAAAGGCGCTGTTAAAAACCGGAAAGCCGGTGGTTTTGGTTCTGGTAAATGGTCGTCCGCTTACCATTCAGTGGGAGAGCGAAAATGTACCTGCAATTCTGGAAGCCTGGGCACCTGGTTCTGCAGGCGGAGATGCCATAGCCGATGTGCTTTTTGGCGACTACAATCCTGCAGGAAAACTGACCATGACATTTCCGCGCAGCGTGGGGCAAATTCCAATTTGTTACAATCATCTAAACACTGGCCGTCCATTTGATGCAGCGAATAAGTTTACATCAAAATACCTCGATATTCCGAATGATCCGGTTTATCCGTTCGGTTACGGATTAAGTTATACCACATTTTCTTACAGCGATATTAGCCTGGAAAAAACAGCATTAAAAGGCAATGAAACGTTAAAGGCAACAGTAACTTTAACCAATACCGGCGACAAAGCAGGCGAGGAAGTTGTTCAATTGTATATTGGCGATCCGGTGGCCAGCATTTCACGGCCGGTAAAAGAACTAAAGAACTTTAAAAAAGTAATGCTTCAACCGGGTGAGAAAAAGGATGTAACTTTTGAGATTACACCAGAGGATTTAAAATTCTACAATGCTGATCTGGATTACGATTGGGAAGCAGGAGAATTTAATTTATTCATTGGAACATCGTCGGCTGATGTAAAGACTTCATCTTTTGTTTGGAATAAATAG
- a CDS encoding TetR/AcrR family transcriptional regulator, which translates to MDVKEKILTRATEEFLKNGIKCMSVQKLVVPLGISTKTFYKYFKNKEELLEEVLTLLYIQQFRRIKDDSNMENPIHLLLQIWSMAFQRENNVNYKFYKDLHYYYPEVESRVEKKVGEDFWTEFRHLINRGIENDLFLKSTMPDVVLEAISVLYYASVRTEQFEKFELSPKIIFQNTLAVLIRGICTPKGLDDFEKYSKSTFDNNLIKRTSN; encoded by the coding sequence ATGGATGTTAAGGAAAAAATACTGACGAGGGCAACAGAAGAATTTTTAAAAAATGGCATTAAATGTATGTCGGTGCAAAAGCTTGTGGTGCCACTTGGAATTTCAACAAAAACATTTTACAAATATTTTAAAAATAAAGAGGAGCTACTTGAAGAGGTTTTGACATTGCTTTACATTCAGCAGTTTCGAAGAATAAAAGATGATTCAAACATGGAGAACCCGATTCATCTTTTATTGCAAATTTGGTCGATGGCTTTTCAACGAGAGAATAATGTAAACTATAAATTTTACAAGGATCTACATTATTACTATCCGGAAGTTGAAAGTAGAGTTGAGAAAAAGGTGGGGGAGGATTTCTGGACGGAATTCCGGCATTTAATTAACAGGGGAATTGAAAATGATTTATTTCTTAAAAGTACAATGCCGGATGTGGTACTGGAAGCCATCTCTGTTCTTTACTATGCTTCTGTTCGGACCGAACAATTCGAGAAATTTGAATTGTCTCCAAAAATCATTTTTCAGAATACCCTGGCTGTTCTTATTCGCGGAATTTGTACTCCCAAAGGTCTTGACGATTTCGAAAAATACAGTAAATCAACTTTTGATAACAACCTGATTAAGAGAACATCAAATTGA
- a CDS encoding alpha/beta hydrolase-fold protein, giving the protein MTIKKYLLRFFSLGFILLITLNIFAQFGPRIKSPVVNDDYSITFSIKAPDAKEVSVNMMMKNFPMEKDAEGVWSATVGPVESEGYTYAFSVDGLKVLDPANPKMQIGQAPSWSLVTVPGNPPRFYELQDVPHGSIHIHKYYSTAQEVNRELYVYTPPGYNSNKKYPVLNLRHGGGDNETAWYVVGDAANIMDNLLAQNKIVPMVVVMTNGNVEKQTEGGAYGEEGVQIMADELFSDVIPLIEKEYSVYTDQKHRAIAGLSMGGGQSYYIGLANVDKFDWVGSFSSGIFGGIPGVTFDPEERNPGILTKSADFNKELDLFYLSCGEQDPRVEHTQKVVDTFNANNLKVTYETFKGTHEWKVWKHSLKNFSQLLFR; this is encoded by the coding sequence ATGACAATAAAAAAATACTTGCTCCGGTTCTTCAGTCTGGGCTTCATTCTGTTGATCACTTTGAATATTTTTGCCCAATTCGGGCCACGAATTAAATCGCCGGTAGTTAATGATGATTACAGCATTACTTTTTCGATAAAAGCTCCGGATGCGAAAGAAGTTTCGGTGAATATGATGATGAAAAACTTTCCGATGGAAAAGGATGCCGAAGGCGTTTGGAGTGCTACCGTTGGGCCGGTTGAATCCGAAGGGTATACTTACGCTTTTTCTGTTGATGGTTTAAAAGTGCTCGATCCTGCAAATCCCAAAATGCAAATAGGGCAGGCACCATCGTGGAGTTTGGTAACTGTTCCCGGAAATCCGCCTCGTTTTTATGAACTGCAGGATGTTCCACATGGCTCCATTCATATTCATAAATATTATTCTACCGCGCAGGAAGTAAACAGGGAATTGTATGTGTACACGCCTCCCGGCTACAATTCGAATAAAAAGTATCCGGTGTTAAATCTGCGTCACGGTGGTGGCGATAACGAAACTGCATGGTACGTGGTGGGTGATGCGGCAAATATTATGGATAATTTGTTGGCACAGAATAAAATTGTGCCCATGGTTGTAGTAATGACCAACGGAAATGTGGAGAAACAAACCGAAGGCGGAGCGTATGGCGAAGAAGGTGTGCAAATAATGGCCGATGAATTGTTTTCCGATGTGATTCCTTTGATTGAAAAGGAATATTCTGTTTATACCGACCAGAAACATCGGGCGATAGCAGGTCTTTCGATGGGTGGCGGACAATCGTATTATATCGGTTTGGCAAATGTGGATAAATTTGACTGGGTAGGATCTTTCAGCTCAGGAATTTTTGGTGGAATTCCCGGAGTTACCTTCGATCCTGAAGAGCGAAATCCCGGAATCCTCACAAAATCAGCCGATTTCAATAAGGAACTGGATTTATTCTACCTGTCGTGTGGAGAACAGGATCCACGCGTTGAGCACACTCAAAAAGTAGTCGATACATTCAACGCAAATAACCTAAAAGTTACCTACGAAACTTTTAAGGGAACACACGAATGGAAAGTGTGGAAACATTCGCTCAAGAACTTTTCTCAGTTACTTTTTAGATAA
- a CDS encoding alpha/beta hydrolase-fold protein, whose translation MKNLKSIVLLGFLTMFFTVAAQAQFNRRPTPNDNLQSTTVLENGDVQFQIYAPEAEKVTLGGDIVPWGTDLKSEKAENGVWTITVPNVKAGTYRYNFVVDGVKVYDPKAPDAYKTSALVDVLPNGEKEFFAVRKDVPHGAVSAVQYYSETTGTMRNMQVWTPPGLNAKNNKLPVFYLIHGGGDSELAWPGVGRAGIIMDNLLAEGKCKEMIVVMPDGGIDVNLFVKDFVNDIIPYIQSNYNVYTDADHRALAGLSMGGLEVLESFMAHPDLFAYINVMSSGWFTNNKEMYENGDKRLKEIAPTLEKTVKLLKFTQGGPEDIAYANGKEMLKVFDKNGIDYEFSEMPGGHSWLVWRNDLLNFAPVLFK comes from the coding sequence ATGAAGAATTTAAAATCAATAGTACTGCTTGGCTTTTTAACCATGTTTTTTACAGTGGCTGCTCAGGCCCAATTTAACCGCAGGCCAACTCCAAATGATAATTTGCAATCAACAACCGTTTTGGAAAACGGCGATGTTCAATTTCAGATTTATGCTCCCGAAGCAGAGAAAGTGACTTTGGGCGGCGATATTGTTCCGTGGGGAACAGACCTGAAAAGTGAAAAAGCCGAGAATGGCGTGTGGACAATTACAGTTCCGAATGTAAAAGCAGGCACCTATCGTTACAATTTTGTAGTTGATGGTGTAAAGGTTTACGATCCAAAAGCTCCGGATGCCTACAAAACATCGGCGCTGGTTGATGTACTTCCAAATGGAGAAAAGGAATTTTTTGCCGTTCGGAAAGATGTGCCTCATGGTGCTGTTTCTGCTGTTCAGTATTATTCGGAAACTACCGGAACAATGCGAAATATGCAGGTTTGGACGCCTCCGGGTCTCAACGCCAAAAACAATAAATTGCCTGTATTCTACCTGATTCACGGCGGTGGCGACAGCGAGCTGGCTTGGCCGGGAGTTGGACGCGCCGGAATTATTATGGACAACCTGCTTGCCGAAGGAAAATGCAAGGAAATGATCGTTGTAATGCCCGACGGCGGTATTGACGTAAACCTATTCGTTAAGGATTTTGTAAACGATATTATTCCTTACATCCAATCAAATTACAATGTGTACACCGATGCCGATCATCGTGCATTGGCCGGACTTTCAATGGGAGGTTTGGAAGTGCTGGAGTCGTTTATGGCACACCCTGATCTTTTTGCATACATTAACGTGATGAGCTCGGGCTGGTTTACTAACAACAAGGAAATGTATGAAAACGGAGACAAGCGTCTTAAAGAGATTGCACCAACTTTAGAAAAGACGGTAAAACTCCTGAAATTTACCCAGGGAGGTCCTGAAGATATAGCTTATGCAAATGGCAAAGAGATGCTGAAGGTATTCGATAAAAACGGGATTGATTATGAATTTAGTGAAATGCCCGGCGGCCATAGCTGGCTGGTTTGGCGAAACGATCTTCTTAATTTTGCTCCTGTATTATTTAAGTAA